A window of Candidatus Poribacteria bacterium genomic DNA:
GGAAGTCAAATCCACCGTTGCTATAAGCGAAGAATGCAGATTGAACACGGCTTTCGGGACATCAAGACCGGCTTTGGATTTGGTAGTCTGATTCTCAAAAGACCGACAAAAGCACGTATCAATCTGTTATGGCTGTTGGCTTGTCTGAGTTATGGATTACTTTTTATTATCTATCAAAAGTCTGGGGACCGATGGGCTAAAGCATTCAACACAAACACAAAGACCTATTCGCTGATTAACGTGATTAAGCGCGTGATTGCGGATGCGTGG
This region includes:
- a CDS encoding transposase → GSQIHRCYKRRMQIEHGFRDIKTGFGFGSLILKRPTKARINLLWLLACLSYGLLFIIYQKSGDRWAKAFNTNTKTYSLINVIKRVIADAWVGWRLNPFFTLPLCTGDTL